The sequence below is a genomic window from Lolium perenne isolate Kyuss_39 chromosome 4, Kyuss_2.0, whole genome shotgun sequence.
aatttttttgacatGTCTAAAATGAAATTTTCATAGATTCAAAAAACGGCCTACTGTACCTCGGCCTAAGTATCACAGCTCTTGTATGCCATTATAATGATTCGCCCTtctcctgtaccaggacaaagctACTAGGGGAGCACCAGCTGCTCAATCCAGTTATTCTGGAGGTTCATTCTACACAACGGTGAGTTTTCAGTGAATCAAGTTCATaacaaaagtaaaaaaaaatgcGTTCCTGTCTGCCAATCATATCATATGAACTCGTCTTGATGCAGCAGTCAGGACCTACTCCTCCCAGCAACACCCGCCTTTCGCCTCTTCCTCCTGAGCCGGCCGACTTCTATAATGACTTCTCCTCCCCAGTGGACATTCCAATGGACACAGGCAAGGTAGTCACGCTACTTCACTGTGGTTTTAAATCCTTCGATGTATGAACTTTCAGAGTGAATTCAGCACAAACAAAGGATTCAAAATAAATTGATTAAACTCGTCTATCTTGCTTACTAATCAAGTAATCATACGCAGGATATGAAGACAAGAGAGAAGGAGCTTCTGGCAAAGGAGGCCGAGCTAAGCAGGCGAGAGAAGGTATCTGAATAACAGAGGAGACGACGTTTTGGTGACCCTATTACTACCTTATTTGTACTCTTTATATTGTCCAAAATTTAGGTGATGTGTTCAACCCTTGTTTGTACCATGTAGGACATCAAACGGAGGGAAGAGGCTGCAGCGCGAGGTGGAGCTTCTGTTCTCTAATTTTCTCTCCTTTTTGTCGTCCTCTTTACCTTCCTGTAATTTGAGGTTGCCTCCCTTCTTTCTTTTGCAGCTGGCATTGTCATAGAAGAAAAAAACTGGCCACCATTTTTCCCCATCATTCATCATGACATCAACAATGAGATACCTGTGCACCTTCAAAGGACACAGTATGTCGCCTTCGCATCGCTTTTGGGTATGTTTTCCATCACATCTGCTCAAAATGACATTCTTACACATCAATAAAGCTATTAAATATAGATATGTAATGATTTATGTCACCACCATCCTACATCAGTTTTGAGACGTTATTTCATGATTCTGATGGACAAGGTTAATCTATTCGCTTGTCTGTTTGGCAGGGTTGGTCCTGTGCCTGTTTTGGAACATAGTCTGTGTTACTGCTGCTTGGATTAAAGGGGAAGGTATTCAAAATAATTACAGCATACAGATTTATTTCCGGGGACTATAGCAGAAAACCTAGGTTCTGTATGCAGTGGTCATCGTTAACTGTCCATAATTTGCTTCGATTTCTTGCTTCCTGGGTGCAGGTCCCAAGATCTGGTTTCTTGCAATCATCTACTTCATTCTTGGTTGCCCAGGTGCCTATTATCTTTGGTACCGACCACTTTACCGCGCCATGAGGTACATTTGATCATGTGCAACTTCAGTTTTGATGAAACATTGAGCTTTTTTCTTCTTTCAAGCAATAAATCGTCATTTTGATTGTGTTTACAACTCATGT
It includes:
- the LOC127323231 gene encoding secretory carrier-associated membrane protein 4 isoform X2, with protein sequence MAGRSRYDNPFEEGGTDEVNPFADKATRGAPAAQSSYSGGSFYTTSGPTPPSNTRLSPLPPEPADFYNDFSSPVDIPMDTGKDMKTREKELLAKEAELSRREKDIKRREEAAARAGIVIEEKNWPPFFPIIHHDINNEIPVHLQRTQYVAFASLLGLVLCLFWNIVCVTAAWIKGEGPKIWFLAIIYFILGCPGAYYLWYRPLYRAMRNDSALRFGWFFLFYLVHIAFCVYAAVSPSILFVGKSLTGIFPAISLIGKSVIVGIFYFLGFAIFCLESLLSMWVIQRVYHYFRGSGKDAQMKREAARGAARAAF
- the LOC127323231 gene encoding secretory carrier-associated membrane protein 4 isoform X1, with amino-acid sequence MAGRSRYDNPFEEGGTDEVNPFADKATRGAPAAQSSYSGGSFYTTQSGPTPPSNTRLSPLPPEPADFYNDFSSPVDIPMDTGKDMKTREKELLAKEAELSRREKDIKRREEAAARAGIVIEEKNWPPFFPIIHHDINNEIPVHLQRTQYVAFASLLGLVLCLFWNIVCVTAAWIKGEGPKIWFLAIIYFILGCPGAYYLWYRPLYRAMRNDSALRFGWFFLFYLVHIAFCVYAAVSPSILFVGKSLTGIFPAISLIGKSVIVGIFYFLGFAIFCLESLLSMWVIQRVYHYFRGSGKDAQMKREAARGAARAAF